In the Natronolimnobius baerhuensis genome, one interval contains:
- a CDS encoding protein sorting system archaetidylserine synthase (This PssA-like phosphatidyltransferase, along with a PssD-like decarboxylase, is required in Haloarchaea for the archaeosortase ArtA to replace the PGF-CTERM sorting signal with a C-terminal lipid anchor.), whose translation MLPRFVGRLGIADAVTVANAALGFVAVVVAMVDIDLAARLILLAAVADGLDGLLARRYGGTDAGPYLDSLADVASFAVAPAVLAFLVVTDGLTITLETVTLELVLVAIVCAMFVAAAVVRLGMYTAYDISGNYTEGVQTTLAATILGAAILAGVTDPWLILAITGAFCYLMVSRIRYPDLLARDAGIMGVVHVLAILIPNVAGRTFPYALLTLGIAYMAFGPWLYWRSAEESQAAETDAHGNA comes from the coding sequence ATGCTTCCGCGGTTCGTCGGCCGACTCGGCATTGCCGACGCAGTGACCGTCGCAAACGCTGCGCTCGGATTCGTCGCCGTCGTTGTCGCCATGGTCGATATCGATCTCGCTGCTCGCCTGATCCTGCTGGCTGCCGTCGCAGACGGTCTCGATGGCCTCCTTGCACGCCGCTACGGCGGCACCGACGCCGGCCCCTACCTCGACTCGCTTGCCGACGTCGCCTCCTTTGCCGTCGCCCCCGCCGTCCTCGCCTTTCTCGTCGTGACCGACGGCCTGACGATCACCCTCGAGACCGTCACACTTGAACTCGTACTCGTCGCCATCGTCTGTGCGATGTTCGTCGCGGCCGCCGTCGTCCGCCTCGGCATGTACACAGCCTACGACATCTCGGGGAACTACACGGAAGGTGTCCAGACGACGCTCGCAGCGACGATCCTCGGCGCGGCGATTTTAGCTGGCGTCACGGATCCGTGGCTGATCCTCGCGATCACCGGCGCGTTCTGTTACCTGATGGTCTCGCGCATCCGCTACCCCGACCTGCTCGCACGCGACGCCGGCATTATGGGCGTTGTCCACGTCCTTGCGATTCTGATTCCCAACGTCGCCGGGCGAACGTTTCCGTATGCGCTCTTGACGCTTGGAATCGCCTACATGGCGTTCGGACCATGGCTCTACTGGCGGTCAGCCGAGGAATCACAGGCAGCCGAGACCGACGCGCATGGAAACGCTTAG
- a CDS encoding phospholipase D-like domain-containing protein — MGRYVALCLLVLVVIGTGGALTSIAATSTLEAGTHHDVIRHGAATGDSLDDPACPRAQIAQARGENAATGHTAVADAGSHSSASDHQAAPQIVELYPNPTTYGNAGEYLVLETPPKTTLENWSLTDGHTTARLPNETVSGRVAVSMNATETAQLTDERVLELEGTLRLAVDGDTLTLRADGDPVDQVSYERAPLADQWYRTAHSAPASATAQTPTDADGQWWPRDATCLPVSSAEVESATVFVLPDGPDIPLETIREAEDRLLLAGYTLTSESVADELVAAHERGVDVAVLLESGPVGGTPETTESLLEMLEENGVEVRATGGEGARYRYHHPKYAVADDHVLVMSENWNPSGVGGESSRGWGVSLEDEALAADLETVFDTDFAGWDTASNAAYRANATFVDDEANTGQSFPATHDPESVPVESAELLVAPDNAEGRLNELLAGADEEILIKQASLDADLSLVDTALKAADDGVDVKLLLDSTWYHEDENAAVATELEQAVDNDASLEARLLEDTSSFEKIHAKGVIIDREVAVVGSANWNENAFQNNREVLVALHGEAAASYYATVFEDDWDGDTSRLPFGLSLTVIIALIIAAFVGHRYLRFGDEH, encoded by the coding sequence ATGGGTCGATACGTCGCCCTGTGCCTGCTCGTACTCGTTGTCATTGGGACGGGTGGCGCTCTCACTAGCATCGCTGCCACGTCGACGCTCGAGGCGGGCACGCATCACGACGTGATCCGACACGGGGCAGCGACAGGGGACTCACTCGACGACCCAGCCTGCCCACGAGCACAGATCGCTCAAGCTAGGGGTGAAAACGCGGCAACAGGACACACCGCTGTCGCCGACGCCGGTTCCCACTCGAGCGCGAGCGACCACCAAGCCGCGCCACAAATCGTTGAACTCTATCCTAATCCGACGACGTACGGCAACGCCGGTGAGTATCTCGTCCTCGAGACGCCGCCGAAGACCACACTCGAGAACTGGTCGCTGACTGACGGGCATACGACGGCGAGGCTACCGAACGAGACTGTCTCCGGACGCGTCGCCGTAAGCATGAACGCCACCGAAACTGCGCAGTTGACCGACGAACGCGTGCTCGAACTCGAGGGGACACTTCGGCTCGCTGTTGACGGTGACACACTGACGCTGCGCGCTGACGGCGATCCCGTCGATCAGGTGTCCTACGAGCGTGCGCCACTTGCCGACCAGTGGTACCGAACAGCGCACAGCGCTCCCGCGTCGGCGACGGCACAGACCCCGACAGACGCAGACGGCCAGTGGTGGCCTCGAGACGCGACCTGTCTCCCCGTCTCGAGTGCCGAGGTCGAGTCGGCAACTGTGTTCGTCCTGCCGGACGGTCCGGACATCCCACTCGAGACGATTCGCGAGGCCGAGGACCGACTCCTGCTTGCGGGCTATACGCTCACCTCGGAGTCGGTCGCCGACGAACTCGTTGCGGCCCACGAACGCGGTGTCGACGTCGCCGTCCTCCTCGAGAGTGGGCCAGTTGGTGGCACCCCTGAGACGACAGAATCGCTCCTCGAGATGCTCGAGGAGAACGGCGTTGAGGTACGTGCAACTGGTGGTGAAGGCGCTCGCTACCGGTATCACCATCCGAAGTACGCCGTGGCCGATGACCACGTACTCGTGATGAGCGAGAACTGGAATCCATCAGGTGTTGGCGGCGAATCGAGTCGCGGCTGGGGTGTCTCACTCGAGGACGAAGCCCTCGCGGCAGACCTCGAAACCGTTTTTGATACCGACTTCGCGGGCTGGGATACCGCCTCGAATGCAGCCTACCGAGCGAACGCAACGTTCGTCGATGACGAGGCGAACACAGGCCAGTCCTTCCCCGCGACTCACGACCCCGAATCGGTCCCAGTCGAGTCGGCAGAACTCCTCGTCGCTCCCGATAACGCCGAAGGTCGTCTCAACGAACTACTCGCTGGCGCTGACGAGGAAATTCTCATCAAGCAAGCCAGCCTCGATGCAGACCTCTCGCTGGTCGACACCGCCCTCAAGGCTGCCGACGACGGTGTCGACGTCAAACTCCTGCTCGACTCGACGTGGTATCACGAAGACGAAAACGCTGCCGTCGCAACCGAACTCGAGCAGGCGGTCGACAACGACGCCTCACTCGAGGCCCGACTGCTCGAGGACACGTCGTCGTTCGAAAAGATTCACGCGAAAGGCGTGATCATCGACCGCGAGGTCGCCGTCGTTGGCAGCGCAAACTGGAACGAAAACGCGTTTCAGAACAATCGTGAAGTCCTCGTTGCCCTCCACGGCGAGGCTGCGGCGAGTTACTACGCGACCGTCTTCGAGGACGACTGGGACGGCGACACCTCGAGACTGCCGTTCGGGCTCTCACTAACCGTGATTATCGCACTGATCATTGCCGCGTTCGTTGGCCATCGCTATCTCCGATTCGGTGACGAACACTAA
- a CDS encoding metal-dependent transcriptional regulator encodes MNTADQYLKAVYLAQRIEDGPASTGTLADLLEVSPASVNEMIGKLEDRGLVEHEKYKGATLTDEGLERAHNALQTYCIIERFLANVLEVEEFRDEAHALESVIDDTVAERLDTIIDRPEECPDCFDAENDCCELLEAGGCAD; translated from the coding sequence ATGAATACAGCAGATCAGTATCTCAAGGCAGTCTATCTCGCACAACGTATCGAAGACGGCCCAGCATCGACGGGCACACTCGCAGACCTCCTCGAGGTAAGCCCAGCCAGCGTCAACGAAATGATCGGCAAACTCGAGGACCGTGGACTGGTCGAACACGAGAAGTATAAAGGGGCAACGCTCACCGATGAGGGTCTCGAGCGTGCACACAACGCCCTCCAGACCTACTGTATCATCGAGCGATTCCTCGCAAACGTTCTCGAGGTCGAGGAGTTCCGCGATGAGGCCCACGCACTCGAGAGCGTCATCGACGATACGGTTGCAGAGCGCCTCGATACGATCATCGACCGCCCGGAAGAGTGTCCGGACTGTTTCGATGCGGAAAACGACTGCTGTGAACTCCTCGAGGCCGGTGGGTGTGCGGACTGA
- a CDS encoding DICT sensory domain-containing protein, translated as MNGLHDALDSVRTRQKELEVYASDSEIAVELKQQFATRHVDVVSRSLAGQKPPGFAVLRTGNGDFLAALGLDRFEALISPDVLPPWEAETTDTDLTELFDFLENTLFSSYDRQQMLAAAREIEERAWRTGTGTLYTGFQTEAALSAQTDVYERLGSHHDLSVVVFLREDWDTPLENVTVVSNVAMELGVFWFVIFDGGSDGQQCALLAEEREPGSFYGFWTYERDLVDELVAYLESTYRHP; from the coding sequence ATGAACGGCCTTCACGACGCTCTCGATTCCGTCCGAACCCGACAGAAGGAACTCGAGGTGTATGCATCCGATTCCGAGATAGCAGTCGAACTCAAACAGCAGTTCGCGACACGACATGTCGATGTTGTCTCCCGCTCGCTGGCAGGACAGAAGCCCCCAGGGTTCGCCGTTCTTCGGACAGGGAATGGCGATTTCCTGGCTGCACTCGGTCTCGACCGGTTCGAGGCGCTGATTTCGCCTGATGTACTGCCTCCCTGGGAGGCCGAGACGACCGATACCGACCTGACTGAACTGTTTGATTTCCTCGAGAATACGCTCTTTAGCTCCTACGACCGACAACAGATGCTGGCCGCCGCTCGCGAAATCGAAGAACGAGCGTGGCGAACTGGGACTGGAACGTTGTATACTGGTTTCCAGACCGAAGCCGCGCTCTCGGCGCAAACGGACGTCTACGAACGGCTGGGAAGCCATCATGACCTCTCGGTGGTCGTCTTCCTACGCGAGGACTGGGATACACCGCTCGAGAATGTGACCGTCGTTTCGAACGTTGCGATGGAACTCGGCGTGTTCTGGTTCGTGATTTTCGACGGCGGCAGCGACGGCCAGCAATGTGCACTGCTGGCAGAAGAACGGGAACCTGGCTCATTTTACGGATTCTGGACGTATGAACGCGATCTCGTCGACGAACTCGTTGCGTACCTCGAGTCAACGTATCGCCACCCGTAG
- the sufD gene encoding Fe-S cluster assembly protein SufD, with product MSTTQVHANLTDEQVRQISGDLDEPEWLLETRLEALEALEDLEMPDVIRTPGRDWTNLHELDYESLVDPLNAAENKDQVGPDDVDVLPWAEAVAEHEDLIKEHFGSIVDPQENYLTALSTALFSTGTVIYVPEGVDAEDVTIRTEQNSRSLFNYTLVVTEESSSVTILERQSTGEEQDEQYYSGIVEVIAGENSNVQYGSLQNLSEEAYNFSLKRGDAGTYATIDWIEVNLGTQLTKSGVSTELNGDSSETQIVGAFYGHNDQHFDIDAKVWHRAEHTTADLVTRGVTDDVARSVYEGVQDVGRDAWDTSSYQRENTLMLSDESEADASPKLIINNHDTEASHSATVGQIDQEDLFYMTSRGIDPRSARNMLVEGFFVPVMEEIAVDELREDLEELVGARLRQRE from the coding sequence ATGAGCACGACGCAGGTACACGCCAATCTGACTGACGAACAGGTACGCCAAATTTCGGGCGACTTAGACGAACCCGAGTGGCTGCTCGAGACGCGTCTCGAGGCCCTCGAGGCACTCGAAGACCTCGAGATGCCAGACGTGATTCGGACGCCGGGTCGCGACTGGACGAATCTCCACGAACTCGACTACGAATCGCTCGTGGATCCGCTGAACGCAGCGGAGAACAAGGATCAGGTTGGACCAGACGACGTCGACGTGCTGCCGTGGGCAGAGGCAGTCGCCGAGCACGAAGACCTCATCAAAGAGCACTTTGGCTCTATCGTCGACCCACAGGAGAACTATCTGACGGCGCTGTCGACGGCGCTCTTTAGCACCGGAACCGTCATCTACGTTCCCGAAGGCGTCGACGCCGAGGACGTGACGATCCGAACCGAGCAGAACTCCCGCTCGCTGTTCAACTACACGCTCGTCGTCACCGAGGAATCGAGTTCAGTGACGATTCTCGAGCGTCAATCCACTGGTGAAGAGCAGGACGAACAGTACTACAGCGGTATCGTTGAGGTCATCGCCGGCGAGAACAGCAACGTCCAGTACGGCAGTCTCCAGAATCTCTCGGAGGAGGCCTACAACTTCTCGCTCAAGCGCGGGGACGCAGGCACGTACGCGACGATTGACTGGATCGAAGTCAACCTCGGGACGCAGCTGACGAAATCCGGCGTTTCGACGGAGCTCAATGGCGACTCCTCGGAGACGCAAATCGTCGGTGCGTTCTACGGCCACAACGACCAGCACTTCGACATCGACGCGAAGGTCTGGCACCGTGCCGAACACACGACGGCCGACCTCGTCACCCGCGGCGTCACCGACGACGTTGCGCGCTCGGTCTACGAAGGCGTTCAGGACGTCGGCCGCGACGCCTGGGACACCAGTTCCTACCAGCGCGAGAACACGCTGATGCTCTCGGATGAGTCCGAGGCCGACGCCTCGCCGAAACTGATCATCAACAACCACGACACCGAAGCCTCCCACAGCGCGACGGTCGGTCAGATCGACCAGGAGGACCTGTTCTACATGACCTCCCGCGGCATCGATCCCCGCTCCGCGCGCAACATGCTCGTCGAAGGCTTCTTCGTCCCCGTCATGGAGGAAATCGCCGTCGACGAACTCCGCGAAGACCTCGAGGAACTGGTGGGCGCTCGACTCCGCCAGCGCGAGTAA
- a CDS encoding DUF7344 domain-containing protein → MCHGTDSKLRACSGREYLCTGGKSSTKRMNNQYGSVEDLRQAALDHSIDDILRLCSRPHVRTVIAALYSRPDTTLEQLSTVCAGSVAVTDDRLATQQDFDQIQRQLYHATLPRLEEFGWITFDHETGTVKETGIPDAMYTFLGVDETE, encoded by the coding sequence ATGTGCCACGGGACGGACTCGAAACTGCGAGCGTGTTCCGGCAGAGAATACTTGTGTACTGGTGGCAAATCTTCGACGAAGAGGATGAACAATCAGTATGGATCGGTCGAGGACCTACGGCAGGCAGCCCTAGACCACTCTATCGACGACATACTTCGATTGTGTTCGCGTCCACACGTTCGAACAGTGATTGCGGCGCTTTACTCGCGGCCAGACACCACGCTCGAGCAGTTGAGCACTGTCTGTGCCGGCTCCGTTGCGGTCACTGACGACCGACTCGCGACCCAGCAAGACTTCGACCAAATCCAACGACAGCTGTATCATGCAACGCTCCCACGACTCGAGGAGTTCGGCTGGATCACGTTCGATCACGAAACAGGAACAGTCAAAGAGACTGGCATTCCCGATGCGATGTATACGTTTCTCGGGGTCGACGAAACCGAATGA
- a CDS encoding cupredoxin domain-containing protein: MNRRVYLAAAGTSVAASLAGCTSALSLFDDDPSNPCSGEDCDIGMSRNSFLPQEYETSVGDTVVWKNTSGADHTVTALEDGIPDDAEYFASGGYDDEATARAAWHDSRGGRIGPRQTFEHTFEVPGRYVYFCEPHFEPGSMSAVLYVTE; this comes from the coding sequence ATGAACCGGCGCGTCTATCTCGCCGCCGCTGGAACCTCCGTTGCTGCGAGTCTCGCAGGGTGTACCTCCGCACTGAGTCTTTTTGATGATGACCCATCCAACCCCTGCAGCGGCGAGGACTGTGATATCGGTATGAGCCGTAACTCGTTTCTCCCCCAGGAGTACGAAACGTCCGTCGGCGACACCGTCGTCTGGAAGAACACAAGCGGTGCCGACCACACTGTCACCGCACTCGAGGACGGCATTCCCGACGACGCGGAGTACTTTGCAAGCGGCGGGTATGACGACGAAGCAACCGCTCGAGCAGCCTGGCACGACTCCCGAGGCGGGCGAATTGGGCCGCGACAGACGTTCGAGCACACGTTCGAGGTTCCGGGGCGTTACGTCTACTTCTGCGAACCACACTTCGAACCCGGCTCGATGTCCGCCGTGCTCTACGTCACCGAGTGA
- a CDS encoding HEAT repeat domain-containing protein, whose amino-acid sequence MSEDETNGDESPETDDTEPVDLEAIRTRLDGLEDDLEELDSNLESAETEPDLDVVEADLESFREELESVEIPEPPESDDEDDEDDEPAPEEELQERHDDIESDLSDLEDDLEDQRGPYGEDVISEIEGVSGTITGTRWSVEGDEELIVAVDEFLAEFNSLLGSDVAVPGDLEPASGAELGDNAVENGQAVREGLGDTLAEATDAVEAADLDADDDAETIAALLEATDDFEDDIDEATEWTDLEVREQLRREGFYDVLDHVKDFPPEWHALKVHEKRGNVDQILLAYDSLGSEFMEDHCLEALERMGPEAAIEPMVQKAGRRDTAAMRILGKIGVADEEVVDALVDYVDSNPDLQKPAFRALGEVGAADAVEPLAQQLAEDNADVRSWAARALGLIGDTRAIDPLADILADDEEDRVRASAAWALAQIGTVDALEIVADYDDDRAYLVKAEADNVDLEPVA is encoded by the coding sequence ATGAGTGAGGACGAAACGAACGGTGACGAGTCACCGGAGACAGACGACACGGAACCCGTCGATCTCGAGGCCATTCGAACCCGTCTCGACGGACTCGAGGACGACCTCGAGGAACTAGATTCGAATCTCGAGTCGGCCGAGACTGAACCCGATCTGGACGTCGTCGAAGCCGACCTCGAGTCGTTCCGCGAGGAACTCGAGTCGGTCGAGATTCCAGAGCCACCGGAATCGGACGACGAGGATGACGAAGACGACGAACCAGCCCCCGAGGAGGAACTCCAAGAGCGCCACGACGACATCGAAAGCGACCTCTCCGATCTCGAGGACGATCTTGAGGACCAGCGCGGTCCCTACGGCGAGGACGTCATCAGCGAAATAGAGGGCGTCAGCGGGACGATTACGGGTACCCGCTGGAGCGTCGAAGGCGACGAGGAACTGATCGTCGCCGTCGATGAGTTCCTCGCGGAGTTCAACAGTTTGCTCGGCAGCGATGTGGCCGTTCCCGGTGACCTCGAGCCTGCAAGCGGAGCCGAACTGGGCGACAACGCAGTCGAAAACGGTCAAGCGGTCCGCGAAGGACTCGGCGACACGCTCGCGGAGGCCACCGACGCCGTCGAGGCAGCAGACCTCGACGCCGACGATGACGCCGAGACGATTGCCGCCTTGCTCGAGGCGACCGACGACTTCGAAGACGACATCGACGAGGCCACCGAGTGGACCGACCTCGAGGTCCGTGAACAACTCCGCCGTGAAGGGTTCTATGACGTTCTCGATCACGTCAAGGACTTCCCGCCGGAGTGGCACGCCCTGAAGGTCCACGAGAAACGGGGGAACGTCGACCAGATCCTGCTGGCCTACGACAGCCTCGGCTCGGAGTTCATGGAAGATCACTGTCTCGAGGCCTTAGAACGAATGGGGCCCGAAGCGGCCATCGAACCGATGGTCCAAAAGGCCGGCCGCCGAGATACGGCGGCGATGCGGATTCTCGGCAAGATCGGCGTCGCAGACGAAGAAGTCGTTGACGCGCTCGTCGATTACGTCGACTCCAACCCGGACCTGCAAAAGCCCGCCTTCAGAGCACTCGGTGAAGTAGGGGCTGCAGACGCTGTCGAGCCACTCGCCCAACAACTCGCCGAAGACAACGCCGACGTGCGAAGTTGGGCCGCTCGCGCACTCGGTCTGATTGGTGATACGCGAGCCATCGACCCGCTCGCGGACATCCTCGCGGACGACGAGGAAGATCGCGTCCGCGCAAGTGCCGCCTGGGCACTCGCCCAGATCGGGACCGTTGACGCCCTCGAGATCGTCGCCGACTACGACGACGACCGCGCCTACCTCGTCAAAGCCGAAGCCGATAACGTCGACCTCGAGCCAGTCGCCTGA
- the sufB gene encoding Fe-S cluster assembly protein SufB: MSSDQDHLKETDTEARFEFKKEENSAVRSGKGLTEEVIRMISEDKDEPEWMLERRLRALKQYHNMPMPTDWPGQPDLTELDIEEIVPYIRPDVDKREGVDDWTELPDEIKDTFDKLGIPEAEKNALSGVGAQYESEVVYQNMQEQWEEKGVVFMNMDRAVKEHPELVKEYFMTTCVPPSDNKFAALHGAVWSGGSFVYIPEDVTVEMPVQAYFRMNSEGMGQFEHTLIVAEEGSEVHYIEGCSAPKYGAHNLHSGCVEVFVGEDAHVQYSTVQNWSKNTFNLNTKRAICEENATMEWVSGSMGSKATMLYPCTILKGRGATDTHITIAFAGEGQNIDTGAKVYHNAPETSSTIESKSISKDGGRTNYRGLVHIADGAENSSTAVECDALMFDNESTSDTMPYMEIEESKVDVAHEATVGKIGDEDIFYLQSRGLDDDDAKKMIVAGFIEPITEELPIEYAVELNRLIELEMEGSLG; this comes from the coding sequence ATGAGTTCCGATCAAGACCACCTAAAAGAGACAGACACTGAGGCCCGGTTCGAGTTCAAGAAGGAGGAGAACTCCGCAGTCAGATCCGGCAAGGGGCTAACCGAAGAGGTCATCCGCATGATCTCCGAGGACAAAGACGAGCCCGAGTGGATGCTCGAGCGCCGTCTCCGCGCGCTCAAGCAGTATCACAACATGCCGATGCCGACCGACTGGCCCGGCCAGCCGGATCTAACCGAACTGGATATCGAGGAGATCGTTCCCTACATCCGCCCGGACGTCGACAAGCGCGAAGGCGTCGATGACTGGACGGAGCTGCCAGACGAGATCAAAGACACCTTCGACAAGTTGGGTATTCCGGAAGCCGAGAAGAACGCCCTCTCGGGTGTTGGTGCCCAGTACGAGTCTGAGGTCGTCTACCAGAACATGCAAGAACAGTGGGAGGAGAAAGGCGTGGTCTTCATGAATATGGACCGCGCGGTCAAAGAGCACCCAGAACTCGTCAAGGAGTACTTCATGACGACCTGTGTGCCCCCAAGCGACAACAAGTTCGCTGCACTCCACGGTGCCGTCTGGTCCGGTGGATCGTTCGTCTACATTCCCGAGGACGTCACCGTCGAGATGCCGGTCCAAGCGTACTTCCGGATGAACTCGGAAGGGATGGGGCAGTTCGAGCACACGCTCATCGTCGCCGAGGAAGGCTCGGAAGTCCACTACATTGAGGGCTGTTCCGCACCAAAATACGGTGCCCACAACCTTCACTCGGGCTGCGTCGAGGTCTTTGTCGGCGAGGACGCTCACGTCCAGTACTCGACCGTGCAGAACTGGTCGAAGAACACGTTCAACCTGAACACCAAACGCGCCATCTGTGAAGAAAACGCCACGATGGAGTGGGTTTCCGGCAGCATGGGCTCGAAAGCGACCATGCTCTACCCGTGTACGATCCTCAAGGGCCGCGGCGCGACGGACACCCACATCACCATCGCCTTCGCGGGCGAGGGACAGAACATCGACACTGGTGCGAAGGTCTACCACAACGCACCCGAGACGAGTTCGACCATCGAATCCAAGTCGATCTCCAAAGACGGCGGCCGCACCAACTACCGCGGTCTCGTCCACATCGCCGACGGTGCAGAGAACTCGAGCACTGCCGTCGAGTGTGACGCCCTGATGTTCGACAACGAGTCCACCTCGGACACCATGCCGTACATGGAGATCGAGGAGTCGAAAGTCGACGTCGCCCACGAGGCAACCGTCGGTAAAATCGGCGACGAGGACATCTTCTACCTTCAGTCCCGCGGCCTGGACGACGACGACGCCAAGAAGATGATCGTCGCCGGCTTCATCGAGCCGATCACGGAAGAACTGCCAATCGAATACGCGGTCGAACTCAACCGCCTCATCGAACTCGAGATGGAGGGAAGCCTCGGATAA
- a CDS encoding ABC transporter ATP-binding protein — MARLELRNLHAEVAEGDEKILEGVSLEVESGEIHALMGPNGSGKSTTAKVIAGHPAYEVTDGEVLLHLEDEEFGADIEIDEDQRTWDLLDLEPNERAALGIFLAFQYPAEIDGVTMTNFLRTALNAKIEEREELFEDDEGIDEDDEDDGFETSPMEGNVDEGEVGVAEFQQILQEKMEQLDMDEKFAQRYLNAGFSGGEKKQNEVLQAAILEPSVAVLDEIDSGLDIDRLQDVSNGINALRDEQGTGVLQITHYQRILDYVEPDHVHVMLDGQIAKSGGPELAEELEDKGYDWVRDEVYGTA; from the coding sequence ATGGCACGTCTCGAACTACGCAACCTACACGCAGAAGTGGCGGAGGGCGACGAGAAGATTCTTGAGGGTGTTTCCCTCGAGGTCGAGTCGGGCGAAATTCACGCCCTGATGGGTCCAAACGGCTCCGGGAAGTCGACGACGGCCAAGGTCATCGCTGGCCACCCGGCCTACGAGGTCACCGACGGTGAAGTACTGCTTCACCTCGAGGACGAGGAGTTCGGCGCGGACATCGAGATCGACGAGGACCAGCGCACCTGGGACCTCCTCGACCTCGAGCCAAACGAGCGCGCGGCACTCGGTATCTTCCTCGCGTTCCAGTATCCCGCCGAGATCGACGGCGTCACGATGACGAACTTCCTGCGAACCGCACTGAACGCCAAGATCGAAGAGCGCGAAGAGCTCTTTGAGGACGACGAGGGTATCGACGAAGACGACGAAGACGACGGCTTCGAGACCTCGCCCATGGAGGGCAACGTCGACGAGGGCGAAGTTGGCGTCGCCGAGTTCCAGCAGATCCTCCAGGAGAAGATGGAACAACTGGACATGGATGAGAAGTTCGCCCAGCGCTACCTCAACGCCGGCTTCTCCGGTGGGGAGAAGAAACAGAACGAAGTCCTTCAGGCAGCCATCCTCGAGCCCTCGGTCGCCGTGCTCGACGAGATCGACTCCGGGCTGGACATCGACCGCCTACAGGACGTTTCGAACGGCATCAACGCGCTGCGCGACGAGCAGGGCACTGGTGTCCTTCAGATCACCCACTACCAGCGCATCCTCGATTACGTCGAGCCGGATCACGTCCACGTGATGCTCGACGGTCAGATCGCCAAAAGCGGCGGTCCAGAACTCGCCGAAGAACTCGAGGATAAGGGGTACGACTGGGTCCGCGACGAAGTCTACGGCACCGCGTAA